In one window of Cricetulus griseus strain 17A/GY unplaced genomic scaffold, alternate assembly CriGri-PICRH-1.0 unplaced_scaffold_206, whole genome shotgun sequence DNA:
- the LOC113838872 gene encoding GTPase KRas-like translates to MTEYKLVVVGADGVGKSALTIQLLQNHFVDVYDPTIEDSYRKQVVIDGETCLLDILDTAGQEEYSVMRDQYMRTGEGFLCVFAINNTKSFEAIHHYREQIKRVKDSEDVPMVLVGNKCDLPSRTVDTNQAQDLAGSYGIPFIETSAKTRQRVEDAFYTLVREIQQYRLEKISKDGKTPGRVKIKKCTVM, encoded by the coding sequence ATGACTGAGTATAAACTTGTGGTAGTTGGAGCTGATGGTGTAGGCAAGAGTGCCTTGACGATACAGCTACTTCAGAATCACTTTGTGGATGTATACGATCCTACAATAGAGGACTCCTACAGGAAACAAGTAGTAATTGATGGAGAAACCTGTCTCTTGGACATTCTCGACACAGCAGGTCAAGAGGAGTACAGTGTAATGAGGGACCAGTACATGAGGACTGGGGAgggctttctttgtgtatttgCCATAAATAATACTAAATCATTTGAAGCTATTCACCATTATAGAGAACAAATTAAAAGGGTAAAAGACTCTGAAGATGTGCCTATGGTCCTAGTAGGGAATAAATGTGATTTGCCTTCTAGAACAGTAGACACCAATCAGGCTCAGGACTTAGCAGGAAGTTATGGGATTCCATTTATTGAAACCTCAGCAAAGACAAGACAGAGAGTGGAGGATGCTTTTTATACATTGGTGAGAGAGATCCAACAGTACAGATTGGAAAAAATCAGCAAAGACGGAAAGACTCCTGGCAGGGTGAAGATTAAAAAATGTACTGTAATGTAA